One Stratiformator vulcanicus genomic window, GCCTACACCGGGGGACTGATCGAGCACATGGTCAACATGCTCGAAGTGGCCACGTTGATCGAGCCACGCTACCCAATGCTCAATCACGACGTCCTCAAGCTCGGCGTGTTTCTGCACGATCTCGGCAAAGTTCGGGAACTCGAATACGAAACGTCGTTCGCTTACACCGACGAGGGGCAACTCCTCGGCCATATGCAGATCGGCTGCGAGCTGCTCGATGAGAAGATCGCCGCTGCGGAAACGGCGACCGGCGAATCGTTCCCGAAGCCGCTGCGGCTGCACTTGAAGCATCTGATCCTCAGCCATCACGGCACCGAAGAGTTCGGCAGCCCCAAAGTGCCGATGACCCCCGAAGCCGTCGCCCTGCACCACCTCGACGCGCTCGACGCCAAGGTGAACGAATTCAGCCGAACAATCGAAGAGGACCCCAACTCCGATTCCAACTGGACGCCGTTCAACCCGCGGATGGGTCGGAAGCTTTACAAGGGGTCGAGGGGCGAGAGTCAAGAGTCGAGTACGTAAGCTCATGTCGCGCCGGAAGGGGCGTGTCCGCTGACTCTTGCTGACGAGAGCGATCTTCGGCTTCCATCGACCTGAATCCGGCCATAAGATTCCGGTATGCCAACTGTCTCAGAAGCGGACATCTTGAGTGAAGTCGTCAATCTTGGCGATGACGCTCTGACTCCGGACGCTGCCCGAGCCATCTTGGGCTGGAAGTTCAGCGATAAGGCCACGGGGCGGATGAGGGACCTCGTGCTTAAGGCCAATGCTGGCGATCTGAATGACGAAGAGTCCATGGAACTCGATCGTTACCGTCGCGTCGGCTTGCTGGTCGACATCGCACGCGCGAAAGCGGCATCGACGCTGGCCGAATAGGACGCCATGAATTTGCCTGCGGCAATTCGGCAGCAGGTTGTAGAGCGAGCGAATCAGCAATGCGAGTATTGCGGTATTCCGCAAGAGCAGACAATCGCACCGCATGAGGTCGATCATATCCGCTCGCTGAAGCACGGCGGACGCTCCGAGACCGAAAACTTGTGCCTCGCATGCTTCTACTGCAACTCATTTAAGGGCAGCGATATTGCCACGATTGATCCGTCAACGGATGAATTGGTTCGACTATTCAGTCCACGGCTCGATCGCCGGGATGAACACTTCCGCTGGGAAATGACCGAGTTAGTCGGTCGAACTCCCGTCAGGCGAGGAACCGTCACTCTGCTGCAAATTAATTTGCCAGAGCGTCGCGAGCATCGACGACTTCTCGCTCGATTCGGTGCGTTTCCTTTCTCGCCGCGACCGTCCCTGTAACGATTTCCTATTCTTTTCGTCAATCTTAAGCGTAGAGTGTGCTCAAGACCGCCAATTTGCACTGTGACAAACGCACCAAAAACACCTTTTGATTCCCACCAGTGAGCCCCTCTTCGCGATGGAACGCCGAATTGTTGAACTGCTGCATTCTCCCGGATACAAGCCGGTCAAACCGGCCGCGATTGCCCGCAAACTCGGGCTGACGAAAAAGCATGGCGGGGAGTTCCGAACAGCGCTGGCGAATCTGATGCACGCGGGGACGGTCGTCGAAGATCGCAAAGGGCGACTCCGTCGCATGTCCGAACCGGGACAGTTCGTCGGGATTTACAAGAAGACCCGCAAGGGAGGCTTCGTCACCGAGCGTGCAGAACCGGGCGGCGATTCTAATCACGAGCCGCGGGAAGCCTTTATTCCGCCCGAGGATTCGCTCGACGCCGCCGATCGCGACGAGGTGTCGGTTGAAGTCCGCAATCGTCGCGGCTCCTTCGGCAAGCGATACGGGCGGATCGTCGAGGTGTTACAACGCGCCCGGCACAATTTCGTCGGCACTTATCTTGAAAAAAGCGGCAAGGGTTTTGTGCGGGTCGACGGCAACGCGTTCGACATGTTGGTCGAAGTCGGCGATCCCGGCGCGAAGGGCGCCCGGCAGGAAGACAAAGTCGTCATCGAGATGCTGCGCTTCCCGCGGCATGAGCGCCGCGGCGAAGCGGTGTTGGTCGAGGTCCTGGGTAAAGCGGGTGAGCCGGGCGTCGATACGCAAACGATCATCCACGAATACGGTTTGCCGACCGAGTTCAGCACCGAAGTGCTTGAAGACGCCTCGGAACAAGCCGACCGGTTCGACGAAACCGATCTAAATGGCCGGGTCGACCTGACCAAAGAGACGATCGTCACGATCGATCCCGTCGACGCCCGCGACTTCGACGATGCGATTTCGCTGCGTCGATCCAAAGACGGTCACTGGCACCTCGGCGTGCATATCGCGGATGTCTCGACCTTCGTCCAACCCAATTCGGCTCTCGACCGATCGGCGAAGCAGCGGGGGACCAGCGTCTACCTGCCGGGGCGGGTCATCCCGATGCTGCCGGAGGTGATCTCGAACGGCCTTGCCAGTTTGCAGCAGGGCAAGGTCCGTTACACGAAGTCGGCCCTCATGGAGTTCAATGCCGAAGGCATTCCCGTCGGCATGAGATACGAGAACACCGCGATCAAGGTCACGCGGCGGTTTGCGTATGAAGAGGTCATGCCGATCGTCAATGAGCCGGACAAATACAAGGCGACGGTCTCGGCGAAGATTCGAAAGTTGCTCGTCGAGATGTACGATCTCGCGATGCTGCTGCGGCAGCGCCGGTTCGCCGCCGGGGCCATCGAACTCTTTCTGCCGGAGGTCAAACTCGTTCTCGATCGCGACAGCCAGGTCGAGGGGGCGGAGGAAATCCCGCACGACCCGAGCCATCAGATTATTGAAGAATTCATGTTGGCCGCGAATGTCGCGATCGCGACCGAAATGCACGACAAGGGCATCCCGCTGATCCGGCGGGCCCATCCGGAACCGGACGAGAAAAAGCTGAAGGATTTCGCGGAGTTCGTCGGAACACTCGACTACCGCCTAAAGCAATATCAAAGCCGAGAGGCCCTGCAGGAACTGCTTCAACAGGTCAAAGGGGAACCGCAGGAGCGAGCCGTCAATTACGCGATGCTCCGCAGTTTGAAGCAGGCCGTCTACACCGCGAAGGAAGAGGGCCACTACGCACTCGCGTTCGAGCACTACTGCCACTTCACCAGCCCGATCCGCCGCTACGCCGACCTCGTGGTGCATCGGACGATCAATGAGTTATTGACGCAGGGCAAGTACCGCGGATCGGGTCCGCGGGAGTTAGAGCGGATCGCAACGCATTGCTCTGACATGTCCCGGCGGGCCGAAGCCGCCGAGCGCGATCTCGTCAAACTCAAGCTGCTGCAATTCATGCAGACGCGAGTCGGGCAGACGTTTCACGCGGTCATCACGGGCGTCGAACGCTTCGGCTTCTTCGCCCGGGGAATCGAGATTCCCTTTGAAGGCATGGCTCACATTTCGGCGGTGGAGGACGCGCTCGGCGAGATCGTCGACTACGACTCGTCGGCATTCGCCCTCGTGGCCCGTCGATCGGGCCGCACGTTTCGCCTGGGTGAGCCGATCGAAATCGAAGTCACGCTGGTCGACGTCGCCACACGAAAACTTGACCTGAAGCCGCTGAAGGCATCCGCCGGCGAACGGCCAAAAAAGCGAAAACAGAAAGAACAGACGGACTCCCCGCCAAAGCACGAGAAAAAGGGTCCCCGCAACAAGAACCCGAAGCGAAATCGCAAGAGCAAGCGAAGGGGGCGGAAGTAGTCGATCCGTCGATCCGACTGTCGCAGAGCTAGCGAGTCCTAGTCTATAATTCTCAATTGTGCTGGCCACAAACAGAAGGACGATGCTGTGTCGACCACCGTAACCCTGGTGACCGTTGAAGAGTTCGCGAAATTTGCCGACCGACCGGAGAACGTGGACCGCTTCTTCGAGTTGGACGAAGGGGAGATCGTCGAATTGTCTCGGCCCCAATTAGTACACGGCCTCGTATGTGCCGTTCTTGTGCAAATACTTCGAAACTATGCCGCAAGACGC contains:
- a CDS encoding 3'-5' exoribonuclease YhaM family protein, which produces MSRINVTDLKDGDNVEEVYLLAEKSLRANRNANLYLLAQLRDKTGTISGLQWNVTEGSTDDFSAGDFVRAKGKVQVYQGGLQMIVTGLKKFPADGLDPADFQPEPGADVTKLLERLREIMLGVGDPNLKAVMEAFLADEELVASLCAAPAGIKAHHAYTGGLIEHMVNMLEVATLIEPRYPMLNHDVLKLGVFLHDLGKVRELEYETSFAYTDEGQLLGHMQIGCELLDEKIAAAETATGESFPKPLRLHLKHLILSHHGTEEFGSPKVPMTPEAVALHHLDALDAKVNEFSRTIEEDPNSDSNWTPFNPRMGRKLYKGSRGESQESST
- a CDS encoding HNH endonuclease; translation: MNLPAAIRQQVVERANQQCEYCGIPQEQTIAPHEVDHIRSLKHGGRSETENLCLACFYCNSFKGSDIATIDPSTDELVRLFSPRLDRRDEHFRWEMTELVGRTPVRRGTVTLLQINLPERREHRRLLARFGAFPFSPRPSL
- the rnr gene encoding ribonuclease R; amino-acid sequence: MERRIVELLHSPGYKPVKPAAIARKLGLTKKHGGEFRTALANLMHAGTVVEDRKGRLRRMSEPGQFVGIYKKTRKGGFVTERAEPGGDSNHEPREAFIPPEDSLDAADRDEVSVEVRNRRGSFGKRYGRIVEVLQRARHNFVGTYLEKSGKGFVRVDGNAFDMLVEVGDPGAKGARQEDKVVIEMLRFPRHERRGEAVLVEVLGKAGEPGVDTQTIIHEYGLPTEFSTEVLEDASEQADRFDETDLNGRVDLTKETIVTIDPVDARDFDDAISLRRSKDGHWHLGVHIADVSTFVQPNSALDRSAKQRGTSVYLPGRVIPMLPEVISNGLASLQQGKVRYTKSALMEFNAEGIPVGMRYENTAIKVTRRFAYEEVMPIVNEPDKYKATVSAKIRKLLVEMYDLAMLLRQRRFAAGAIELFLPEVKLVLDRDSQVEGAEEIPHDPSHQIIEEFMLAANVAIATEMHDKGIPLIRRAHPEPDEKKLKDFAEFVGTLDYRLKQYQSREALQELLQQVKGEPQERAVNYAMLRSLKQAVYTAKEEGHYALAFEHYCHFTSPIRRYADLVVHRTINELLTQGKYRGSGPRELERIATHCSDMSRRAEAAERDLVKLKLLQFMQTRVGQTFHAVITGVERFGFFARGIEIPFEGMAHISAVEDALGEIVDYDSSAFALVARRSGRTFRLGEPIEIEVTLVDVATRKLDLKPLKASAGERPKKRKQKEQTDSPPKHEKKGPRNKNPKRNRKSKRRGRK